The following proteins are encoded in a genomic region of Stutzerimonas balearica DSM 6083:
- a CDS encoding general stress protein: MADKGNMSVNEAGKKGGDATSQTHGKEFYQDIGKKGGEATSESHGKEFYQEIGSEGGKQSGGNFANDPERASEAGRKGGQNSGGNFANDREKASEAGRKGGENSHGGGRS; encoded by the coding sequence ATGGCTGATAAAGGCAATATGAGCGTAAACGAAGCGGGCAAGAAAGGTGGTGACGCTACCTCCCAAACCCATGGCAAAGAGTTTTACCAGGACATTGGTAAGAAAGGCGGCGAAGCGACCTCGGAGAGCCACGGCAAGGAGTTCTATCAAGAGATAGGCAGCGAGGGCGGTAAGCAGAGCGGTGGCAATTTCGCCAACGACCCGGAACGCGCGTCCGAAGCTGGGCGCAAGGGCGGCCAGAACAGTGGCGGCAACTTCGCAAACGACCGCGAAAAAGCCTCCGAAGCCGGCCGCAAGGGTGGCGAAAACAGCCACGGCGGTGGCCGCAGCTAA
- a CDS encoding DUF3618 domain-containing protein, protein MSTHNQIDAEARKDPETLEREIDQQRAEIGNIVEELESKFSPGQLIDTALGYAKGNGGEFLHNLGDTLKANPVPTVLTSIGLVWLMAGQNRRPDYGTGDSASGPSVGDRLSAKTDGLKSRGAEMRNRAGQMRQDLSSSLGSARARVSETGRNASDSLKHTAGRARGGFNQLLNEQPLALGAMGIALGALLAAAVPPTRREDELIGSRSDQMTDRLKRKAEEGYQQASAKGEEAMHHLKEESAHSERPSASGPH, encoded by the coding sequence ATGAGCACGCATAATCAGATCGACGCCGAAGCGCGCAAGGACCCGGAAACCCTGGAGCGCGAGATCGACCAGCAGCGCGCCGAGATTGGCAACATCGTCGAGGAGCTGGAGAGCAAGTTCTCGCCGGGTCAGCTCATCGATACCGCCCTGGGTTATGCCAAGGGCAATGGCGGCGAGTTCCTGCACAATCTGGGCGATACGCTCAAGGCCAACCCCGTCCCGACGGTGTTGACCTCCATCGGTCTGGTCTGGCTCATGGCCGGCCAGAACCGACGCCCGGACTACGGCACCGGCGACAGCGCCAGCGGCCCCTCGGTCGGCGATCGGCTGTCGGCCAAGACCGATGGGCTGAAGAGCCGGGGTGCAGAGATGCGCAACCGTGCCGGGCAGATGCGCCAGGACCTCTCGTCATCATTGGGCAGCGCCCGTGCGCGCGTGAGCGAAACCGGCCGCAACGCCAGCGACAGCCTCAAGCACACCGCTGGCCGTGCGCGTGGCGGCTTCAATCAGTTACTCAACGAGCAACCGCTGGCGTTGGGCGCAATGGGCATTGCCCTGGGCGCGCTGTTGGCCGCCGCGGTCCCGCCGACCCGCCGTGAAGACGAGTTGATCGGCAGCCGAAGCGACCAGATGACCGATCGTCTCAAGCGCAAGGCCGAGGAGGGCTATCAGCAGGCCAGCGCAAAGGGCGAGGAGGCGATGCACCATCTCAAAGAGGAGAGCGCTCATTCGGAGCGCCCGTCGGCCTCAGGGCCCCATTGA
- a CDS encoding phage holin family protein: MNEQRKFETHYEPAHADTDHSVGGLLRQLTREVPALFTKELALAKAELGESLRATKAGMASVATGGAVLLAGFIVLLFAGVYGLATMMPAWLAALIVGGIVVIIGLVMVSAGKKKFEASSFKPDRTLHSINKDKEAVRGHAHEHA; encoded by the coding sequence ATGAACGAGCAACGCAAATTCGAGACGCATTACGAGCCGGCACATGCCGACACCGATCATTCGGTAGGCGGGCTGCTGCGTCAGCTGACGCGCGAAGTACCGGCACTGTTCACCAAGGAGCTGGCGCTGGCCAAGGCCGAGCTCGGCGAGTCGTTGCGCGCGACCAAGGCAGGCATGGCCAGCGTTGCCACGGGCGGCGCGGTATTGCTCGCGGGTTTCATCGTCCTGCTGTTCGCCGGGGTCTACGGCCTGGCGACGATGATGCCGGCCTGGCTCGCCGCACTCATTGTCGGCGGCATCGTGGTGATCATCGGGCTGGTGATGGTGTCGGCGGGCAAGAAGAAGTTCGAGGCTTCCTCGTTCAAGCCTGATCGCACCCTGCACTCGATCAACAAGGACAAAGAAGCCGTAAGGGGGCACGCACATGAGCACGCATAA